Proteins encoded by one window of Fischerella sp. PCC 9605:
- a CDS encoding VOC family protein, whose translation MNSTIFHLAFPVTDIAQARAYYVDGLGCIPGRENRHALVLNLYGHQLVAHVTKEPLTPQRSIYPRHFGLILTTECDWQYLLTRAEQRQLLFREEPKQRFIGTPLEHYTFFLEDPFYNLMEFKYYRYPEAIFGSEEYTQIGEPH comes from the coding sequence ATGAATTCAACTATATTTCACCTTGCCTTTCCTGTTACTGATATCGCTCAAGCAAGAGCATACTATGTTGATGGTTTAGGCTGCATTCCTGGTCGAGAAAACCGTCATGCTCTCGTTCTTAATCTTTATGGTCATCAACTGGTTGCTCACGTCACCAAAGAACCCCTGACACCCCAGCGCAGTATTTATCCCAGACATTTTGGATTAATTTTAACCACAGAATGCGACTGGCAGTATTTGCTTACAAGAGCCGAACAGCGACAACTACTGTTTAGAGAAGAACCCAAGCAGCGTTTTATCGGTACTCCCTTAGAACATTACACCTTCTTTTTAGAAGACCCGTTTTATAACTTAATGGAATTTAAGTATTACCGTTATCCAGAAGCGATTTTTGGAAGTGAGGAGTATACGCAAATTGGTGAGCCTCACTAA
- a CDS encoding tetratricopeptide repeat protein, with protein sequence MIEQVASAFERQDYRTAAKLLKQLLKETPENPWVQFYVGRLHEASGKPQEAEKVYRRLLRDATNTKIVTQARQGLQRLLEIEQEERKRAIAQATADANNAELGVLVLEPVNNNHKTQLAQKFAQIIQIDSYSARLLLPSRGWRLYRSGAVGELKFYGEQLQNAGIPCFWAKLTDIEKIQVFQVNYFAETTQKATIICRNQANQLGSLSFDWTEVKGRVQGLLPIFEEVVDVSARRRLERKTQTQDYFQFCDLHLPQRRCILRFYDNGYEFQQGAKIAPQVSQNTIRINWNNLLNFFDEQLSSIKIWSDFALFAETALDQTEVLNNIESHIHLFRREKTNWDSAFHLYSGLIFLNSISE encoded by the coding sequence ATGATAGAACAAGTTGCCAGTGCTTTTGAGCGCCAAGACTATCGCACTGCTGCGAAATTACTCAAACAATTGTTAAAAGAAACACCAGAAAATCCTTGGGTGCAATTTTATGTTGGACGACTGCACGAAGCATCGGGAAAGCCGCAAGAAGCAGAAAAAGTTTATCGGCGATTGCTGCGCGATGCAACCAATACCAAGATTGTTACGCAAGCAAGACAAGGGTTACAGCGACTGCTAGAAATTGAGCAAGAAGAACGAAAACGGGCGATCGCCCAAGCAACAGCTGACGCAAATAATGCTGAACTTGGTGTATTAGTCTTAGAACCAGTTAATAATAACCATAAAACTCAATTAGCACAAAAATTTGCCCAAATTATCCAAATAGACTCCTATAGCGCCAGATTACTCTTACCTAGCCGTGGCTGGCGCTTGTACCGCAGTGGTGCAGTCGGAGAACTCAAATTTTATGGTGAACAGTTACAAAATGCAGGTATTCCCTGCTTTTGGGCAAAATTAACTGATATTGAGAAAATTCAAGTTTTTCAAGTTAATTATTTTGCAGAAACAACACAAAAAGCCACTATTATTTGCCGCAATCAAGCAAATCAACTCGGTTCTCTCAGCTTTGACTGGACAGAGGTGAAAGGGCGAGTGCAAGGACTATTACCAATTTTTGAAGAAGTTGTAGACGTTAGTGCTCGCCGTAGACTAGAACGTAAAACCCAAACTCAAGATTACTTTCAATTTTGCGATTTACATCTACCTCAAAGGCGTTGCATTCTGCGATTTTATGACAACGGTTATGAATTTCAGCAAGGAGCAAAAATTGCTCCTCAAGTTAGCCAAAATACAATCAGAATTAATTGGAATAATTTACTTAACTTTTTTGACGAGCAATTATCTTCAATCAAAATTTGGTCAGACTTTGCACTTTTTGCAGAAACAGCCCTAGATCAAACAGAAGTTCTAAATAATATCGAGTCTCACATTCACTTATTTCGCAGAGAAAAAACTAATTGGGACTCGGCTTTTCATTTGTATAGTGGACTGATTTTTCTCAATTCTATTTCTGAATGA
- a CDS encoding GumC family protein codes for MTPPIVKRYLIAFEKYKWIGLASFTLVVAGSTVMAIQPEPPASYVANAALTYTSPPVFFSVTGTEIQQQGQVLSQEVLLSDQIVETVAAQVNVKPKQIGQNVAISVPEAPKPGEESGGSSLIELKYKDSNEKRAQETVQALMEAMVKLSAEINTRRLKAIIKKIDERLPQTKRELQLAEKRLEKYDRTEGPALLAAENGSLLTAITSSQNQQRQIQLTLSGIDAQIRSLQAKLGLNVNQAYVSSALSADPIIANLRSQIYQVESQMEVLTKQGARPEYPMMVQLQRQKSAYEQLLQQRAFEVVGGGGTAAPLPGTVTGIRSQSNLDPARQQLANQLVALQTQQETLQQQLVSLAREEMQLRQEYALIPNKQLERSRLEQEVGLKKAIYDKMQAKLTDAQTAEAETVSSLSIARPPIVVADVKPPKSVPTTLGVGGFLGLIVGGGVIFLLGSLEGTFKTKEDIRNSLKQRDVNLLGELPLMPVENLSPDELPVMLSADSPYLEYYEKFRSNLRRLGGKDLKVILIASVSSDEGKTVSAYNLGIAFARAGKRTLIIETDLRSPSCSPSLKVTIEPEANLEPLRYYGSLSECIRLVPDVENLYIVPSPGPVRQPAAILESSELRHLIEDARERYDSVIIDTNPLSASNDALLIQPYSDGIVLVTRPHYTQENMLGEAIDGLVESELGLVGGIINGADIIVPLPQPVEPVSSTGGESQIEDESQAEVSAGTRQN; via the coding sequence ATGACCCCGCCGATTGTTAAGCGCTATTTAATTGCTTTTGAAAAGTATAAGTGGATTGGATTAGCCAGTTTCACTTTAGTTGTAGCAGGTTCAACGGTAATGGCTATTCAACCAGAACCACCTGCTAGCTATGTAGCAAATGCTGCACTAACTTACACAAGTCCACCCGTTTTTTTCTCTGTAACTGGCACTGAAATTCAGCAACAAGGACAAGTACTTTCCCAAGAGGTTTTGTTGTCAGACCAGATCGTGGAAACCGTGGCAGCACAAGTAAATGTCAAACCAAAACAAATTGGTCAAAATGTTGCCATTAGTGTGCCTGAAGCACCCAAGCCAGGAGAAGAATCAGGAGGATCTTCACTAATTGAACTTAAATATAAAGATTCTAATGAAAAGCGCGCTCAAGAAACAGTGCAAGCATTGATGGAAGCAATGGTTAAGTTGAGTGCCGAGATTAATACTAGGCGATTAAAAGCAATTATAAAAAAAATTGACGAACGTCTACCACAAACGAAACGAGAGTTGCAACTGGCTGAAAAGAGACTCGAAAAATACGATCGCACAGAAGGCCCAGCGTTACTAGCCGCTGAAAATGGCAGTTTGCTGACTGCAATTACCAGCAGTCAAAATCAGCAACGGCAAATTCAACTCACCCTTTCTGGAATAGATGCCCAAATTCGCAGCTTACAAGCAAAGTTAGGGTTAAATGTCAACCAAGCCTATGTTTCTTCAGCTTTGAGTGCCGATCCAATTATTGCTAACTTGCGATCGCAAATTTATCAAGTTGAAAGCCAAATGGAGGTTCTCACCAAACAAGGGGCGCGACCAGAATACCCGATGATGGTGCAATTACAGCGTCAGAAATCTGCTTACGAACAATTGTTACAACAACGTGCGTTTGAGGTAGTAGGTGGTGGGGGTACAGCAGCTCCTCTTCCTGGTACAGTTACGGGTATTCGTTCCCAAAGTAACCTAGACCCAGCCAGACAACAACTGGCAAACCAACTCGTAGCTTTGCAAACTCAGCAGGAGACGTTACAACAACAACTCGTTTCGCTGGCACGAGAAGAAATGCAATTGCGACAAGAGTATGCTTTGATACCCAACAAGCAACTAGAGCGATCGCGTTTAGAACAAGAAGTAGGACTCAAAAAAGCCATCTACGACAAAATGCAGGCAAAGCTAACCGATGCTCAAACCGCAGAAGCAGAAACCGTTAGTAGCCTTAGTATTGCCAGACCGCCAATAGTCGTTGCTGATGTCAAACCTCCTAAAAGTGTGCCAACAACTCTTGGTGTTGGTGGCTTTCTGGGGTTAATAGTTGGTGGTGGAGTGATATTTTTATTGGGATCGCTAGAAGGTACTTTCAAAACCAAAGAAGATATCCGCAACAGCCTCAAACAACGGGATGTTAACTTGCTGGGAGAACTGCCTTTAATGCCTGTGGAAAATTTGTCGCCAGACGAATTGCCAGTGATGCTTTCTGCTGATTCTCCCTATTTGGAGTATTATGAAAAGTTCCGTAGTAATCTGCGTCGCTTGGGCGGCAAAGATTTGAAGGTAATATTGATTGCTAGTGTTAGCAGTGATGAGGGGAAAACAGTAAGTGCTTATAATCTGGGTATAGCTTTTGCCCGTGCTGGCAAACGTACCTTGATTATTGAAACAGATTTGCGATCGCCCTCTTGTAGTCCATCTTTAAAAGTGACTATTGAACCAGAAGCTAACCTTGAACCCCTGCGTTACTACGGCAGCTTGAGCGAATGTATCCGCTTAGTTCCGGATGTTGAAAATTTATATATTGTTCCCAGTCCCGGGCCTGTACGTCAACCCGCTGCCATCCTTGAATCTAGTGAATTGCGACACCTAATTGAGGATGCCCGCGAACGTTATGACTCAGTGATTATAGATACTAATCCTCTGAGTGCATCTAATGACGCCTTATTAATACAACCCTATAGCGATGGCATAGTTTTAGTGACACGACCGCACTATACACAAGAAAACATGTTAGGCGAAGCGATAGATGGATTGGTAGAATCAGAACTAGGACTGGTGGGAGGTATTATTAATGGTGCAGATATCATAGTTCCTTTGCCTCAGCCTGTAGAACCAGTTTCTTCCACTGGGGGAGAATCGCAAATAGAAGACGAATCACAAGCTGAAGTATCAGCTGGAACTAGGCAAAATTAA
- the sir gene encoding sulfite reductase, ferredoxin dependent, with protein sequence MVKSAPPPIASRKPSKVEAIKERSNFLREPVATEILQDTNHFSEDAVQILKFHGSYQQDNRDNRVKGQEKDYQFMLRTKNPGGFVPPQLYLTLDQLADEYGNHTLRATTRQGFQLHGILKKNLKAAIAAIVKSMGSTLGACGDLNRNVMAPPAPFKNKSEYDFAWEYAQNIADLLTPQTGAYYEIWLDGEKAISGEENPEVKAARQRNGSGTVFHEQEEPIYGTHYMPRKFKACVTVPGDNSIDLYTQDLTLVVITNKQGELEGFDVFAGGGLGRTHNKEETFARMADSICYVAKEEVYDLVKAIVATQRDYGDRTDRRHARLKYLIHDWGVDKFRSMVEEYFGKPLEPFKPLPKWKYEDFLGWNEQGDGKLFFGISIDNGRIKDEGSFQIKTALREIVEQYNLPIRLTPHQNLILCDIEPDSKQAIEEILNRHGVVTDPSNIDQIVRYAMACPALPTCGLAITESERAIPGILERIRALLDKVGLQNEHFVVRMTGCPNGCARPYMAELGFVGSAPESYQVWLGGSPDQTRLAEPYTEKLHHNDIESFLEPIFVYFKKSRKKGESFGDFCARVGFDAIRNFAENYKPKSANGGGKARHRISVRDDIYAVLKETADSQGKSMTELVNEALKVYLKVE encoded by the coding sequence ATGGTTAAATCTGCTCCTCCCCCCATCGCCAGCCGTAAGCCTTCTAAAGTAGAAGCAATTAAGGAACGTAGTAATTTTTTGCGTGAACCTGTCGCCACGGAAATCCTTCAGGACACAAACCATTTTAGTGAAGATGCGGTACAAATCCTCAAGTTTCACGGCTCTTACCAGCAGGATAACCGGGATAATCGGGTCAAAGGACAAGAGAAAGACTACCAGTTCATGCTGCGGACAAAAAATCCTGGAGGTTTTGTACCACCCCAGCTGTATCTAACTCTAGATCAACTGGCTGATGAATATGGCAATCACACTTTGCGTGCCACTACCCGACAAGGATTTCAGTTGCATGGGATTTTAAAGAAAAATCTCAAGGCAGCAATTGCTGCTATTGTTAAAAGCATGGGTTCGACACTGGGAGCTTGCGGCGACTTAAACCGCAACGTTATGGCTCCTCCGGCTCCTTTCAAAAACAAGTCAGAATATGATTTTGCTTGGGAATATGCTCAGAATATTGCTGACTTGCTAACGCCGCAAACTGGTGCTTATTACGAGATTTGGCTAGACGGAGAAAAAGCCATCAGCGGTGAAGAAAATCCAGAAGTAAAAGCAGCAAGGCAGCGCAATGGTAGTGGAACTGTTTTTCACGAGCAAGAAGAACCAATATATGGCACTCACTACATGCCGCGCAAGTTTAAAGCTTGCGTAACGGTTCCGGGTGATAACTCGATTGATTTGTATACCCAAGACCTCACATTAGTAGTCATTACTAACAAACAGGGAGAATTAGAGGGATTTGATGTCTTTGCTGGTGGTGGTTTAGGACGGACGCATAACAAAGAAGAAACTTTCGCTAGAATGGCAGACTCAATTTGCTATGTAGCGAAGGAAGAGGTTTACGATCTAGTCAAAGCCATCGTTGCTACTCAAAGAGATTATGGCGATCGCACAGACCGCCGTCACGCCAGATTAAAATATTTAATCCACGATTGGGGCGTTGATAAGTTTCGCTCAATGGTTGAGGAATATTTTGGCAAGCCATTAGAACCCTTCAAACCACTGCCAAAGTGGAAATATGAAGATTTCCTTGGTTGGAACGAACAAGGCGATGGTAAGCTGTTCTTCGGTATTTCCATCGACAATGGCCGCATCAAAGATGAAGGTAGCTTCCAAATCAAAACTGCTTTGCGAGAAATTGTTGAGCAGTACAACTTGCCTATCCGCCTTACTCCCCACCAAAACCTTATCCTCTGCGATATCGAACCAGACAGCAAGCAAGCGATAGAAGAGATTCTCAACCGTCACGGTGTTGTTACCGATCCTAGTAACATCGATCAGATTGTACGCTACGCAATGGCTTGTCCGGCATTGCCTACCTGTGGCTTGGCAATCACCGAATCAGAACGAGCTATACCGGGAATATTAGAGCGCATTCGTGCTTTGTTGGATAAAGTTGGTTTACAAAATGAACATTTTGTGGTAAGGATGACCGGATGCCCGAATGGTTGCGCTCGTCCGTACATGGCGGAACTCGGCTTTGTGGGTAGCGCCCCAGAAAGTTACCAGGTATGGTTGGGTGGTTCGCCAGATCAAACCAGATTGGCAGAGCCTTACACTGAAAAACTGCATCATAATGACATAGAAAGCTTTCTTGAGCCAATTTTTGTCTACTTTAAGAAGTCACGCAAAAAAGGCGAAAGTTTTGGAGATTTTTGTGCGCGGGTTGGTTTTGATGCGATTCGCAACTTTGCTGAAAACTACAAACCGAAAAGTGCTAACGGTGGAGGTAAAGCCCGTCACCGGATCAGTGTTCGGGATGATATTTATGCTGTCCTGAAGGAAACTGCTGACAGCCAAGGTAAATCAATGACGGAATTGGTGAACGAGGCGTTAAAGGTTTACCTGAAGGTAGAATAA
- a CDS encoding 16S rRNA (uracil(1498)-N(3))-methyltransferase — translation MAQLQRIAIAPSQFQQEQIMLTSEQQHYLCRVLRLQEGDRFIAMDGMGKWWLAQLAGAEAKILQSVTVETELSTAIILMLALPKGNAFDEVVRCCTELGVTCIVPVVSDRTLLNPSPQKLERWRRIAKEAAEQSERAVVPVILEPISFSNSLSLVNSHLSFVTNQKYICEARGDYPHLLSCLQGKEKLPNNQRQKTMAIAIGPEGGWTDKEIESAINAGFQPVSLGRRILRAVTAPIVALSLVAATCEV, via the coding sequence ATGGCTCAATTACAAAGAATAGCGATCGCCCCCTCCCAATTCCAACAAGAACAGATAATGCTGACATCCGAACAACAGCATTATCTTTGTCGCGTGTTGCGATTGCAAGAGGGCGATCGCTTTATTGCAATGGACGGAATGGGTAAATGGTGGTTGGCACAGCTAGCAGGGGCAGAAGCAAAAATTTTACAATCAGTCACCGTAGAAACCGAATTATCCACAGCTATTATTCTGATGTTAGCCTTGCCAAAAGGTAATGCATTTGATGAGGTAGTACGCTGTTGTACGGAGTTGGGAGTAACTTGTATTGTCCCGGTAGTGAGCGATCGCACTTTACTAAACCCCAGTCCCCAAAAACTAGAACGCTGGCGGCGGATAGCTAAGGAAGCCGCTGAACAATCAGAGCGTGCTGTAGTGCCTGTGATTTTAGAACCAATTTCTTTTAGTAATAGTCTGTCATTAGTCAATAGTCATTTATCATTTGTCACAAACCAGAAATATATCTGCGAGGCTCGTGGTGACTATCCTCATTTGCTCAGTTGCTTGCAGGGTAAAGAAAAATTGCCAAATAATCAACGACAAAAAACGATGGCGATCGCTATCGGCCCAGAGGGAGGATGGACAGACAAAGAAATTGAAAGTGCAATTAATGCAGGATTCCAACCCGTTTCGCTGGGAAGACGCATCCTGAGAGCAGTTACAGCCCCAATAGTGGCTTTATCCTTAGTAGCAGCAACTTGTGAAGTATAA
- a CDS encoding histidine kinase: MQRFFKSFLTISALSSLVIAPFIVSVGAASAQPVQAKKGTDASYVGAGFAAGVTNGGQSGDAATFGGNLAGRLKLGNTPVSARGQINFSDETSAIIPHVSADVGIAKNTNAYVGVGYQFVERDGKPTPSGNKNGVAVVAGVESEVGKNFLVYSNTTVGINAYKNSPASAISINGGVGYRFK; encoded by the coding sequence ATGCAACGGTTTTTCAAGTCTTTTTTGACAATTTCTGCTTTATCTTCTTTAGTAATTGCTCCTTTTATTGTTTCAGTTGGTGCAGCTTCTGCTCAACCTGTTCAAGCTAAAAAAGGTACAGACGCTAGCTATGTTGGTGCTGGTTTTGCCGCTGGTGTTACCAATGGCGGACAAAGTGGTGATGCTGCCACATTTGGTGGTAATCTCGCAGGTCGCTTAAAACTTGGCAATACACCTGTTTCTGCACGAGGTCAGATCAACTTTAGTGATGAGACGAGTGCCATCATCCCTCATGTTTCCGCTGACGTGGGTATTGCTAAAAACACTAATGCTTATGTGGGTGTTGGTTATCAATTTGTAGAGAGAGATGGCAAACCAACTCCAAGTGGTAACAAAAATGGTGTAGCAGTGGTTGCTGGAGTAGAGTCTGAAGTTGGAAAAAACTTCCTCGTTTATAGCAACACCACTGTAGGAATTAATGCTTACAAAAATAGCCCTGCTTCTGCTATTAGCATCAATGGTGGAGTGGGCTATCGCTTCAAATAA
- a CDS encoding polysaccharide biosynthesis/export family protein, with protein MRAFSALSCLSLQVGVFLATAAQPVVAQTFPTLRSPVQKAPVQSPNLLESAEVNPLGVNNNKILPQLDRYILGPGDLITIQVQRPPGSYRLGSGDAISVIVQRFPDLNFQATINPEGNIIVPLLGTLSLQNLTLEEAQTKISSLLNRYVVDPSVTLSLFSQRPDLNFSIPIGPEGNIALPQVGIVSLKGLTLEEAQEKIRLSLNRIMVEPIVAVSLVSPRPVQVTISGEVPRPGIYPMGSQTPRITDILLLAGGSTMMADLRQVQLRRKLVDGSVVAQNIDLYTPLLNGDTAPNIRLQDGDAIIVPRRELANDDNYDRNLVARSSLAQPQIRVRVLNYAAGGLATQTLPNGSNFVDALTGVNPNFTNVREIALIRFDPERGKAITQRLDGKKALTGDATQNVPLQDNDVIVIGRNLVGRITNLLSTITQPFFNVQSFLNFFSSFGGSSGK; from the coding sequence ATGCGTGCATTCAGCGCACTGTCTTGTTTAAGTCTTCAGGTCGGTGTTTTTTTGGCAACAGCTGCTCAACCTGTTGTTGCTCAGACTTTTCCAACTTTGCGATCGCCAGTACAAAAAGCACCTGTGCAATCTCCAAATCTCCTAGAGAGTGCAGAGGTTAATCCTTTGGGTGTTAACAACAATAAAATATTGCCTCAACTAGACCGCTACATTTTAGGGCCAGGAGACTTAATTACTATCCAAGTTCAACGTCCGCCTGGTTCCTATCGCTTGGGGTCAGGAGATGCAATCAGCGTGATAGTGCAGCGTTTTCCAGATTTAAACTTTCAAGCCACAATTAACCCAGAAGGAAATATAATTGTTCCTCTACTGGGAACGTTATCGCTACAAAATCTGACTCTGGAAGAAGCACAAACCAAAATCAGTTCGCTGCTGAATCGTTATGTAGTCGATCCGAGTGTAACTTTATCGCTGTTCTCGCAGCGTCCGGATCTGAATTTTTCCATTCCAATTGGCCCTGAAGGTAACATTGCATTACCGCAAGTTGGAATAGTATCTCTAAAAGGCTTGACTCTGGAAGAAGCTCAAGAAAAAATCCGCTTGTCGCTCAATCGCATTATGGTTGAGCCAATTGTAGCTGTATCACTGGTATCGCCGCGACCAGTGCAAGTCACCATTAGCGGTGAAGTCCCGCGACCAGGAATTTATCCGATGGGTTCGCAAACGCCCCGTATTACCGATATCTTGCTGCTAGCAGGCGGTTCTACAATGATGGCAGACTTGCGACAAGTGCAATTACGGCGCAAGCTAGTTGATGGTTCTGTAGTTGCACAAAATATTGACTTGTATACCCCTTTGCTCAATGGCGATACAGCGCCTAACATCCGTTTACAAGACGGAGATGCAATTATTGTGCCGCGTCGCGAACTTGCTAATGATGATAATTATGACCGCAATCTCGTTGCTCGTTCGTCCTTGGCTCAACCGCAGATTCGAGTCCGGGTGTTAAACTATGCTGCTGGAGGGCTGGCCACGCAAACATTGCCTAATGGTAGTAATTTTGTTGATGCTTTGACAGGGGTAAATCCTAACTTTACTAATGTGCGGGAAATTGCCCTGATTCGCTTCGACCCAGAACGAGGTAAGGCGATTACCCAGAGATTGGACGGGAAAAAAGCCTTGACTGGAGATGCAACTCAAAACGTGCCACTTCAAGATAATGATGTTATTGTGATTGGTCGGAACCTAGTCGGTAGAATTACTAATTTACTATCTACTATTACTCAACCCTTCTTTAATGTTCAGAGCTTTTTGAACTTTTTTAGCAGTTTCGGTGGCAGTAGTGGGAAGTAG
- a CDS encoding MEKHLA domain-containing protein, with translation MTRDVQFPWQQEVIIHHSLRLLYSFNYWTGDFLLDVSGSPEEIAQALFDAPFVLVSHGTEVDPIFNYANRKALELWEVSWEDFTQLPSRKTAEEVVQEERNRLLVETANKGFSNFSGVRLTSTGQRFYIENGIIWNLLDEKHQYCGQAAVYSKYKFIT, from the coding sequence ATGACCCGTGACGTCCAATTTCCTTGGCAGCAAGAAGTTATAATTCACCACAGCCTACGTCTACTATATAGTTTTAATTATTGGACAGGAGATTTTCTACTGGATGTTAGTGGTTCACCAGAAGAAATCGCACAGGCGCTTTTTGATGCACCTTTTGTCTTAGTCTCTCACGGTACTGAAGTTGACCCAATTTTTAACTACGCTAACCGGAAAGCATTGGAACTATGGGAAGTTTCATGGGAGGATTTTACTCAGTTGCCTTCGCGGAAAACAGCTGAAGAAGTTGTACAAGAGGAGCGTAATAGACTATTAGTTGAAACGGCAAACAAAGGCTTTAGTAATTTTTCCGGCGTTCGTCTTACCAGTACTGGTCAACGCTTTTATATTGAAAACGGTATAATCTGGAATTTATTAGATGAAAAGCATCAATACTGTGGTCAAGCCGCTGTTTACTCCAAGTACAAATTCATTACATAA
- a CDS encoding ChaB family protein, whose protein sequence is MAEEYKAERTISAIFKEQNQVDDVIRRLLDRGVPRDHISVMGRNFQSQTRIAGFITKRDVILGGLRTGAIFGSLFGSFLSLLTGVGVLFIPFVGPIVAAGPISALLLGAASGAIAGSAGAGLVSVLATLGMPEDKAAVYQTRLQAGEFLLMAEVPADRVGEFQLLIESAGGEETHTMEKALPHPCSGRCNSPEDLSSEVRSHLSPEAQNTFMERYNAVLDENNDQTQAEQAAWEAVFQKFDEDENGVWSKAKVST, encoded by the coding sequence ATGGCTGAAGAATATAAAGCTGAACGTACTATTTCAGCTATTTTTAAAGAACAGAATCAAGTTGATGATGTGATTCGACGTTTGTTAGACCGGGGTGTGCCTAGAGACCATATTTCAGTGATGGGGAGAAATTTTCAGTCACAAACTCGAATTGCTGGTTTCATTACTAAAAGGGATGTCATCCTGGGAGGTTTAAGAACAGGGGCTATTTTTGGTTCTTTGTTTGGTTCTTTCCTCAGCTTGCTCACAGGTGTAGGTGTACTATTTATTCCCTTCGTTGGCCCTATCGTAGCAGCAGGTCCCATCAGTGCATTGCTACTAGGGGCTGCAAGTGGAGCGATCGCGGGTAGCGCAGGGGCAGGTTTAGTATCTGTTTTAGCTACTCTAGGTATGCCAGAAGACAAAGCCGCAGTTTATCAAACTCGCCTGCAAGCAGGGGAATTTTTGCTGATGGCAGAAGTTCCCGCTGACCGAGTGGGAGAATTCCAGTTACTGATAGAAAGTGCTGGTGGCGAAGAAACTCACACAATGGAAAAGGCGTTACCTCATCCTTGTTCTGGTCGTTGCAATAGTCCAGAAGATTTGTCTAGTGAGGTGCGCTCTCATCTTTCTCCTGAAGCCCAGAACACATTTATGGAGCGTTACAACGCTGTATTAGATGAGAATAACGATCAAACCCAGGCTGAGCAAGCCGCTTGGGAAGCTGTTTTCCAAAAATTTGATGAAGATGAAAATGGCGTTTGGTCTAAAGCGAAAGTAAGCACTTAG
- a CDS encoding ADP-ribosylglycohydrolase family protein, with protein sequence MLTTAKILSGLMGLCVGDALGVPVEFTSRAERIESPVTSMLGYGAWNVPPGTWSDDSSLTFCLAECLCSGFSLDAIANSFRRWYNEGYWTPHGDVFDIGNTTLVAIANLQQGTPPLKAGGTSEMSNGNGSLMRILPMVYYHKSLNFSELIEQTHQVSCITHAHARSQIACGIYISIAVSLLEGAEPQTAYIKGLANIHKIYSASDYTSQMPHFTRVFSGEIAKLTVEEIRSSGYVIDTLEASLWCLLNSSSYSEAVLKAVNLGGDTDTTAAVTGGLAGIYYGVENIPQEWIEQIARKQDIIDLAARFEAAVYKL encoded by the coding sequence ATGCTAACTACTGCAAAAATCTTATCTGGTTTAATGGGCTTATGTGTGGGAGATGCGTTGGGCGTACCAGTAGAATTCACTAGCCGTGCTGAGAGAATTGAATCACCAGTAACGTCAATGCTTGGTTATGGTGCGTGGAATGTACCGCCGGGAACTTGGTCAGACGACAGTTCACTGACATTTTGCTTAGCAGAATGTCTTTGTAGTGGGTTTTCGTTGGATGCTATAGCCAATTCCTTCAGGCGCTGGTACAACGAAGGTTATTGGACTCCCCACGGAGATGTATTTGATATTGGCAATACCACTCTTGTTGCGATCGCGAATTTGCAACAGGGAACTCCACCCCTGAAAGCAGGCGGAACTAGTGAAATGAGTAACGGCAACGGTTCTCTAATGAGAATCTTACCGATGGTTTATTATCACAAAAGTTTGAACTTTTCGGAATTAATAGAGCAGACACACCAAGTTTCTTGCATTACCCACGCTCATGCAAGGTCACAAATAGCTTGCGGTATCTACATCAGTATTGCAGTATCTCTCTTGGAAGGGGCTGAACCACAAACAGCTTATATTAAAGGCTTAGCAAACATACATAAAATCTACTCTGCATCCGACTACACCTCACAAATGCCGCATTTTACCAGGGTATTTAGTGGTGAAATTGCCAAGCTGACAGTAGAAGAGATTCGTTCCAGCGGTTATGTCATTGATACGCTGGAGGCATCGCTGTGGTGTTTGTTGAATAGTTCGTCTTACTCCGAAGCAGTACTAAAAGCTGTGAATTTGGGTGGTGATACAGATACCACTGCCGCTGTCACTGGTGGTTTAGCAGGTATTTATTACGGAGTGGAGAATATACCCCAAGAATGGATTGAGCAAATAGCCCGCAAACAGGACATTATCGATTTAGCTGCGCGTTTTGAAGCGGCTGTTTATAAGCTTTGA